Within Lactobacillus amylovorus DSM 20531, the genomic segment CAGCAATGTGCAACGTGTTGCCGGCAAGAGCGATTGGACCATTTGGCAACTATTCAAATATGCGATGGATGGAATTTCTGACTTTTCTCAAGCACCACTAAACATCACTCTGTGGCTAGGCTTTGTTTCATTTATCGTTTCATTTTTTGCCATCATTTTTATTGTAGTAAGGCACTGGATTTTCCCGCAATATGCTATTAATGGTTGGTCATCACTTGTTTGTATCATTCTCTTAATCGGTGGTTTACAATTATTATGCATAGGACTGGTCGGTCGCTATATTGGCCGAATATATTTGCAAGTTAAGCGAAGACCAATTTATATTATTAAAGAAAAGAAATAAAGAAAAGCGAGCAAAATGACCCAAAAGATTATTAACAACACGTTGGCAGACGATCGAGTGAAGGAAAACTATATTTTTATTTCTGATATTCATGGCAATCATGAGACGCTTGGTCTAATTGAACAAGCCAAAAAAGACTTCCCATATGCTCAGCTGGTTACCGGTGGTGATTACATCGATGGTCGCGACAGCGTAAAGGAAGTGCTGGACTATTTAATTGAACAAAAAAGTGAAGGTGCCATTGTTTTATTGGGCAATCATGAACAAATGCTGCTTAATTATGCCAATGAACGTGAACATCAAGATGGGATCTGGTTCTTTAATGGTGGTAGTGATACGTTAAGACAATTGTTGGGTGAAGTTGCTACGCCAGAAGAATTGCGCGCAAGCAGGTATTATCGCTTTTTGACGGGATGCCCGATCATGTATGAAACGCCCAACATCGTGTTCGTTCACGGCGGTGTAAGACCAGATGAAAAGTATAATGATCCGGCTACATATAATAGTGTTGATCATGGCTTTAAGATCGATTATGACTTTTACCGCATCTGGGCCAGAGAAAGATTTTGGTATTCCGACACTTTAAATAAAAAGATCGCTCATAATAAGACCAAGAAGACAATCGTCGTGGGTCATACGCCAACTTGTGGACTAGAAGGCGTGTTTGACGATGGTCGCTTGATGAATCGCTTGTCGCCAGATCATTGTATTGTGAGAAAGATGCAATATCCGGGCGAACCTGCTCGCGTCTTTACGGATGGTGGCTCGCACTCTGATCCGTTAATTTATCCACATAATGACGGCAACGTCGTCGTTTTAGACGGTAAAGGCGACGTCGTAAAGGTTTATAACTATAACAATCCGCAAGGAACTGAAGTAGAAGAATAAAAAAAGAAATAAAGAAAAATAAGCAAAAATAAAAAGATCGAAATTCGATTAGAATTTCGGTCTTTTTTGATTTAGAGATCCAAAAAATTTTATTAGTCTTCGACTTTCTTAGCTTCGTTCATAGCTTTCATGATTGAAGGGTTCTTTGAGTGACAATCCTTGATCATTTGTAAATCTTCTTCGTTTAATGTAACAACATATTTACTCATAATTTTTATTCCTCGCTTTTATTTGAAAATACACTTTAACTATAGCACTTAAGCCAATTGCTGCAAAGATGAAAATATTCTCAAGAACTTTTTTAAAAAATACTGGTAAATTAAGCGCTTTCATTGCATTATAGTGCCATAAAGGTATATACCAAAGAATAATGCAAGAGCTCTTTTTTTGTAGTATATGGAAGAGGAATTATTATGGCTGATAAGAAATCTGGGGGCTTAACTGTATTTGTTAACAAACACATTATGCCTGTAGCTGCTAAAATAGGTAACTTCAAACCGTTAATCGCGGTTCGTGACGGTATCGCAATGGCTATGCCGTTAATTATCGTTGGATCATTATTCATGATCATTAACTCATTCCCTGCACCAGGTTGGTCAGATTGGCTAGCCAAGACAGCAGTGCATGGTGTGAGCATCGAACAAATCTTAGCTAAAATTACTAATGGTTCCTTCGGGATCATGGGCCTTATTGCCGCATTTGGTATTGCATGGAGTTATGCCAACCAACGTAAGACTGATGGTGTTTCAGCTGGTATTATTTCCGCATCAGTATTCTTTATTTTGACACCAAGTATTATGAGTGGCGACAAGGTTCCTGTAGAAGGATTCCCTTACACCTACTTAGGTAGTAGAGGCTTGTTCGTTGCAATTATCTTTGGACTTATTACTGGTTGGATTTTCCAATGGTTTATTAACCACAACATCCAAATTAAGATGCCTGAAACTGTTCCACCTGCAGTTGCTAAGAGTTTCTCAGCATTGATTCCAGGTGCGGTAGTAATCGCAATTGCTGGTTGTGTTTACTGGCTCTTCACTTGGGCTGGCTGGGGCAACATCCACGACGTAATTATGAACATCTTGGCAAAGCCATTAGGTGCTTTAGGTGATACCTTAATTGGTACTTTAGTATCTATCTTATTGGTAAGTTTGTTCTGGTTCGTTGGTATCCACGGTGGTAACGTTGTTAACACCGCTATGTCACCAATTTGGTTAATGCAAACTGACGCTAACCGTGTCTTGAACCAAGCAGGTCACTTGGACTTAGCCCACGGCGGTCACATTATTACTCAACCATTCATCGACAACTTCGTTTACATGGGTGGTGGTGGTGCCACCATCGGTTTGGTACTTTGCATCGGTTACTTGGTATGGCGTAAACGCGCAAGTAAGCAAAGTGAAGTTTTAGCACCATTGACTATTGTTCCTGGTTTATTCAACATTAACGAACCAACCATGTTTGGTTTGCCAGTTGTTATGAACTTGATGTTGATTATTCCATTTATTCTTGCACCAATGATCAACGCAATTACTACTTACATTGCAATGAACTTGGGCTTAGTTCCATTATGTAACGGTACTGTTATTACTTGGACTATGCCACCACTTATTTCTGGATTCTTGGCAACTGGTAGTATCGCAGGATCAATTTTGCAGCTGATCAATATTGTATTAGACGTTTTGATTTACATGCCATTCATGTCCGCATTGAACAAGCGTCAACTTATGGAAGAAAATAGGGCTAAATAATGATAACAAGATTAATTAGTGCAAATTCTAGTGAATTGTTAAAAATGAACGGTGACGAGCTTAAGCAAAGCATTAAGGCTAGCGAAGGCCGGACCGTTTTAAGCGAAAACGTAGTAATTCAACCTGCCATTGATGGCTTAACGATGTCAGAAATTGCGGCCGCCTTTGGTGCGGACCTGATTTTGCTTAACTTATTTGATGTGTTTGAGCCTAAAGTTAGTGGTCTGGAAGTTAAGGACGCAAAAGACACTGTCAAGAGGTTGAAAGAACTTACTGGCAGACCAATCGGTGTTAATTTAGAGCCAGTTGATTCAGATGCCAAAATGGAATCAACCAAGTTGGAATTGCCTAAAGGCAGAATTGCGACAGCTGAATCAATGCGACGCGCAGAAGAGTTAGGTTTTAACTTTGTCTGCTTCACTGGTAATCCAGGCAGCGGCGTTACCAACAAGATGATTGTGCAAGCTGTCAGAACTGCTAAAGAGAATTTCTCCGGCATGATTATTGCAGGTAAAATGCATGGTGCTGGTGTTGATGAGCCAGTAGCAGATGAAGAGTCTGTGAAGGCAATGATCGATGCAGGAGCCGATGTGATTTTGGTACCTGCAGTAGGCACTGTGCCAGGATTTACTAGCGATGAGTTGATTAAGATTGTCAAAATCGTTCATCAACATGATGGCTTGGTAATGAGTACGATTGGTACTAGTCAGGAGAGTTCTGGCAAGGACGTGATTCGCGAGATTGCGCTTAAAAACAAGACTTGCGGTGTCGATATCCAACATATCGGGGACGCCGCATGGGGCGTGTTGTCTCCAACAGAGACTATCTTTGAATTAAGTAAAACAATTCGCGGCTTGAATCATACTATTTCAAGAATGGCGCGTTCTATAAATAGGTAATAATTACATTATTAATAGGTAGAAAAAGGTCAATGGATAACATTGATCTTTTTTTCTGTAATAGTTTTTGCAGAAATGTTTCAGAGTGTTAAGAGCGAACATGCTTTTGCACATAGCAAATAAAAAGTAAAAAGTGGGTTAAAACGTTGACATAACAGCATTTTGCATCATCAAAAATAATTTACATAAATATTACAAATGTTACAAAAGTGGCACATTCAGTAATACTTTCTTAATAAGCGAGTGATATTCCTGTTATGGTTCTGCAACGAAAGCAC encodes:
- a CDS encoding metallophosphoesterase family protein, giving the protein MTQKIINNTLADDRVKENYIFISDIHGNHETLGLIEQAKKDFPYAQLVTGGDYIDGRDSVKEVLDYLIEQKSEGAIVLLGNHEQMLLNYANEREHQDGIWFFNGGSDTLRQLLGEVATPEELRASRYYRFLTGCPIMYETPNIVFVHGGVRPDEKYNDPATYNSVDHGFKIDYDFYRIWARERFWYSDTLNKKIAHNKTKKTIVVGHTPTCGLEGVFDDGRLMNRLSPDHCIVRKMQYPGEPARVFTDGGSHSDPLIYPHNDGNVVVLDGKGDVVKVYNYNNPQGTEVEE
- a CDS encoding PTS sugar transporter subunit IIC, encoding MADKKSGGLTVFVNKHIMPVAAKIGNFKPLIAVRDGIAMAMPLIIVGSLFMIINSFPAPGWSDWLAKTAVHGVSIEQILAKITNGSFGIMGLIAAFGIAWSYANQRKTDGVSAGIISASVFFILTPSIMSGDKVPVEGFPYTYLGSRGLFVAIIFGLITGWIFQWFINHNIQIKMPETVPPAVAKSFSALIPGAVVIAIAGCVYWLFTWAGWGNIHDVIMNILAKPLGALGDTLIGTLVSILLVSLFWFVGIHGGNVVNTAMSPIWLMQTDANRVLNQAGHLDLAHGGHIITQPFIDNFVYMGGGGATIGLVLCIGYLVWRKRASKQSEVLAPLTIVPGLFNINEPTMFGLPVVMNLMLIIPFILAPMINAITTYIAMNLGLVPLCNGTVITWTMPPLISGFLATGSIAGSILQLINIVLDVLIYMPFMSALNKRQLMEENRAK